In Oryza sativa Japonica Group chromosome 1, ASM3414082v1, the genomic stretch cctcccccacccccaACCGCTCCACACCCGCACCTTTCTGTTGCCACGTTCTTTTTTCTTAGTAAGTAAATTACTTACGGTAGTAAAAGACCTATAAGTAAATGAGTTACTAACACTACCGCACACCCAATTGATTTATGTTATTTTCCTTCCAACGTGGAACCAtaagtaaaagaattactaggAGATTACGTCCGCGCCCAATATTTTTTTCGTCAATAAGTTATTGGTTTTTGTTCACACTGGAGCCTCACTAAGTAAATCAATTACTCGTGAACATATTGTTAGATTAATTCGTTATTGTTGAGTAATAATTTTACTATCTAgttaaatatagttaaataGACTCAAGTATTTTTCACGGACACTTATTAGCACATGGTAAATGTTTTACAATAAGCCTACACGATATGAATACAATGAGAAATATGAGAATAGTAACTTTTTTACAATAAGCCTACACGGCATGAAACAATCATACGGTGTGAGTAAACATTTTACTCTATGACAATATAACATAGATCTAGAGACCGGCCGGTGGTTGGTGGCGGAGATGACTGGCGCTGGCTGGACATTGACGGCGTCGCGGCATGGAGGTGGTCGTTGCTGCTCCTCCATGGCACTGGCTAGCAACCGGATCTGAAAATGTACTTGGTTGTATTCACATGAGCATAATGTACTCTGCTATACCTGAAAATGAGAAAGCAAAAATTAAATCCGGACTATAGTGTTCTTGGGCTCGCCTTACTCCCAGCCTACAATTAAACATTGTGCTACTCAGCGGAATGAGAAAACAAATACCAAATCCAGAAATAAATCTATTTGGTCAAGATGATCGGAATAAATCATTCAGCTGCAAGgttcattttctagattttctAGTTCAACTGAGCCGAATGAATCATTCCGCTGCACTATATTACAGATGGGCAAATGGCACAGTTCTAGAAGGGTTAAAACTAGAGGGTGAGCATTTAAGTAAAACCAAATAGATCCGTCTAAAACAATGATAAATTCTCAGATCATGAATCATGACACATCAGTAAATAacatttgaaaaatagatttttttcctCCGTGATGCAAAACTGGGATAAAAAATGGCTCATTTTTTCCTTCGCATAAATAAATGGGAATCAAGGAGTTTTAATCCTTCACTGATAAAAAACGTTACCATCATCACGTTAATAGGTTGTAGATTATTTTATTCAAACACCTATGCTCTGTTGAACCACAAAATTTCAGAGAGCAGTTCAGAGAAAATCAATTGATATGCTCTGTTGAACCACAAAACTTCATAGAACTGCTACCGAATTGAGCTTCTAGAGTTTTCATTTATCAAACATATCAGAGAACCTGATGATGATGCTATTGGCAGTTTTCCAAATATTGCACGCACAAATATATCACTAAACAAATGAAATTCACATGGGAACACTTTTCTGAATATATTGCACAAACAACTCATGACTGAACAAATGAAAATTAAGATGAGAGCATGGTTCTTCATGCGTTGCAAAAAAAACCTCTGGTATCAGGGCTATTCACTCATGATGCTTGATCCAGCAAAAGCAGCAATCATCACAACAATACATAGAACCAAATTCACTAAGAATACATGATCATTTATGAAAATATGTCCAATTACAGCTATTTCTGAAAATGCAAGCTCTAACAGATAGCACCGGTGGTTTATACAAGTTTTGAGTTGTATAAATTTGAGATTACTGTCGAAATTCAAACATACACAGATCATATCAGCCATGACATCTTAATTTATGAATAACGCTAGCACAAGTGGCTTGGATAATTTCTGAATCATATAAATTTTGAACAGAACACATGAACATTGAGAATTTAGCAGGCTTATTACAAACTACAAAGATATAAAGGGGCAAATTTTTCATTTAATACCTTTATCGCTATTGATTTGTAATACTTGGTTACTGCTAAGCAAGGGAATAATATTAAGATGCTCTTAGAACAGCTCTGTTCAACTAGATCGAGACCACAAAAAGCCAAAAGCACAATAGTAACAAGCTCAGCTCAGAACTTCCATCGatccaataaaaaaaaggaactaaCCAGCGCCGCTGAGGGTGCAGCAGCACCAAATCCCACCGTTCTCCAGTCAGGCCTGGCAGGACTAGTCGCTGGCGCCTACAGCAATGCGATCGACGAGCACTGTCTGTCCACGGGCAGTGGCGGACCTGCAAGCAGCAACCTACACCTCTGCCTGGGTCTCTGCTATGCTTCGACAGCCCAATGGTCGTCGATCCACCCCAGATCAGGCGAGTCCCGAGCCTACATTGACTGCATCCAGCGggggacgccggcggcggctagaGAGGGAGGTCGGAGTCATGGGAGAAGGCAGCACCAGTGAGCACGAAGCCTTCCCCGGATCAGCCGTTGCCCAGTCGTagccgccggatctggcacCACTCAACTCGCATGCCACGGGAGTTGGGAGCAGGTCCCGGTCGGGTCCGGCACGAGCAGTCTGCGCGCCCCGCCCATCACCTCCAAGACGCTCGCGCCCTACCCAGCGGCGCCGATGGCCTCGGCGAGCGCGGGCGGAATGGCGGCGAATGCGCCCGACTGGAGGAGCACGAAGCCTCTTCCCCCTCGCCTCCCCCATCCTCCACCGCCgcaagccgtcgccgtcgccggccacacCATTGCCGACTCCTCCGCTGGgctctcctcccgccgccaccgggccgccgccgccggatccgggaggaggacggccgcccgccgctgtagccgtcgccgtcgcaggccgtcgtcgtcgccggccgcgcccgccgctgccgcaagGCGTCGCCATCGCTGGCTACCGGAGGAAGCCCGAGCCAATAGCCGCACGCCGCCCACGCGCCTCGTCATCACCGGATTCACCGCCCGAACCTCCTCGTCTCCGAGCCGTggctgggggggggggggggggtgctggTCTGGGGTAAGGGGTAGAATGTGAAGGGGAGCATTTTAGTTCtactttcaatattccttattctTTTAATCCGAAATTTTAATTATGTCTAAATTACATTCTATATAGACTCTTATActtttattttaatattccttattttttaaaatttttaattttagatatttataaattatatttctatatggactctaacctctacttttgttcttttttttaatttcgaatttcaattatttataaTTGTATACGTATATGGGCTCTAGCCTTCTATTTcaatattcaattttttttaaaaaaattcgaatttcagttatttttaaattatattcctatttaaactctatttttcctttttcttcgattaatatgagaatttttaagccgtgagagcgaacatagaggctcctttttctatcaCTTTAATAATATCATCGAATAGTCCGATACAATAGCTGGATTTTTTGTGATTTCAGTGCTATCATCGAATGCCTTGTTCTCTAACTGTACCTGAGTGCTAGCACGCATATATGAAACTGTCCCATTCTTGATGCTATGAATTGTTCTCTTCGACAAAGCCTCATTAAAATTATGTATGATCATGGCAAATCGAccttgtgttctttttttttttttgaattttcaacgcCGGGGGGGGGGAGCTTCCCCGCCTGAATTTACAGGGATGAAAGGGCAGAAGCGAAGCAACGCTTCCACTGCGAAACTATGGGACGTACATTACATTTCAATCGTTCTGACCAAAGGGATGCATCTTCAACACATCGGCGAAGGATCCGCTGGAGGGAGGGGGATTCTTTTCTGAAGACCACATTGTGTCGGTGATTCCAAAGACACCAAAAGCAAAGGAGGTAGAAGCACTTGAATTCTACCGTCGAGATTATCGGAGGCGGCTTGAGCTGAAATAGGAGTTGTGCTAAGGGGATATTCGGGTGAACTCGGATCACAGACCAGAAAGCTAAAGAAAGGGACAGTGTAAAAGGAGGTGATCTTCGTCTTCATCTTGGCAGAGGCACAGCTCGCATGCAGCAGTTGACAATATTGTTTTCTTGTAGAGGTTTGCGCAAGTGGGCAGCCTGTTTTTTTTCATGAGCTAGGCGAAGAATTGCACTCTTGGCAGAGCTGCATTGTTCCAGACGAAATCCCAGTTGGCACAATTAGGTAGATTGGAAGAGGAAAGGAATTGATATAGGGAGCTGGAGGAGAAGGTCTCTGAGTGGCCATTTGGGGAGTAGATCCGCTGATCCATACCACTTGAGAGCTCCAGTTGTTGGATGATATCCTGCACTTCTGCTAAGTCTTCTCGGGCGGCTGAAGAGAGACGAGGGGTGAGTCCCAGAGGGAGCCCCGCTTGCTTCACTTGGCGGACTGAGCAGTGTTGTCTAGTTGAGTGCGACAACAGAGCCGGAAAGGATTGGGAAAGAGGGGCGTTGCCATGCCAGACATCGAGCCAGAAGGATGATCTTCTCCCGTTTCTAATTATTACTCTGGTGATTCGCCTGTACTCGGGGAGCTTGTCTGCGATAGATTTCCAATGAGTGCCGAGGAGTCTGCTGGGTTGGAGGGCTTCGTCTCGGAATTGTTCCCAAATCCAATTAATCCATGCAGAGTTTTCCGTGTGGAGGGTGTGGATTTTTTCGTGTGTTCTTCAAAATGTTCCTAGTCAACAGCTGAAATCAACAAGCACTTAGTTAGTCCTAAGTGACCCACGTGCCTTTGAAGAATCGTTGCATTTAGATAGCAGCCTGCCATCCAACTATTTTCATGGATCAACATCATAGTAGTATTTGACGAGTGATGGTCCTCTGCAGTACTGCACATATAGTGCTGCCCACTGATATGTGAGTCCCACAGACCCtcgggtccacatgtcagtctgCAGTACTTGCATGTGCATGTGCACACGCAGAGGATCTGAATTGATATTTGACTAACCTGCCTGATTGTCACAGGTCCCACTAGCTCTTGCAATACGGCCTGAAATACCACTTTTACAACTCCCTTCACAACAGTTCACCATAGTGACTTTGTTTTTTTCCCCCTGCACTTCTTGGTGATCTTATCAGCAGATCCATATCCTACATATTCCTCATTGATATGTACTACTGGAATCAAGCAGCGTTGTGGAAGGAGAATTTGACATGGTTACATTGCGGCACTGCTGTCAATGGAAGCTTTCAAGCTGTGCTGGTTCCAGATGTTGGCTAATTCTAAGGTTTGACGCATGCTCTTAAAATCGTTGCCTCTTACAAGCCTTTTCACTGGCCACCTATGGCTAATTGTGCAGAAATCAACTGAGCCATCAATAAATGACCCACTGTGCAAAGCGTTCCGTGCATTGCACCTAGACAGCGGCCTTACGATGCAATTCAGCTACATGACAACTCTTTACTCCTCGCTAGCTTTGTGTTTTCAGAGTTGGCATTTTGCTGTTGAGTTGCATTCCTGATTGCTTTGCCTTTTCTAAGCACAAGATATATCACTATGGATACCTTCTTTTCTGCAGTTCTTGGTGATCTTCTCAGCAGGTCCATATCCTTCATGGTTGACAGTTACTACCAGAAGCATCAGGGTGTTGAGGAGAATCTACAATGCTTACATCGCTTGCTGCTCCGGATCCAAGCCATCGTTGAGGAGGCTGACAGTAGGCACATCACAAATCAAGCTATGCTGCTGCAACTTAGAATGCTGAGCAATATGATGTACAGGGGCTACTACTTCCTTGATAATTTCAGGTGCCGAATCGTTCAAGCGCATGCTCAAGATGAGGTGCGTGATCACTCTCTTGCCCTGTCCTCTTTCAATCCATTAAAGCAGTTTTGCTTCTCCACTACAACAAGGAAAATGGTATCTGAAGTTTCGGAGAGAAAAGAGCTGCATAAGATGCTTGGTCACCTGGAAAGCATTGTTTCAGACATGCAGGAGTTTGTTGTGTTTGTGAGCAGCTACCCTCGTATGAGTCGACAACCTTATTGCAGCTACTTGTTGCTAGAGAACTGCATGTTTGGTCGCCAAGAAGAACAGGAAAGGGTCATCAACTTCCTGCTAGCACGACATCCTCCCGGCGGTGAAGAAGTTATTGATGTGCTTCCGATAATTGGCCCAGGCAGGGTTGGGAAGAGCACTCTTGTTGAGCATGTCTGCCATGATGAAAGGGTGCGTAAATACTTCTCTACAATTGTTTTCTATGGCCTTGGTAGCATTGAGAATAATGGAGACATGGCGTTTCTTCCAGATACCGGCGCAGTCAAATATCGAAATCCTGTCTCAGGCAAACAGTCATTAGCTATCATTGAACTTGTTGATGAGATGGATGATGAAACATGGAAGAAGATATTGCACAGCCTTAGAGGAGACCACATAGCACCTGTGAGTAAGATCATAATAATGAGCCGATCAAACAAGATAGAATTGTTTGGAACAACAAAGGCACTCCAATTAGATTTTCTCCCAAAAGAAGTTTTTTGGTATTTCTTCAAGACGATTGCATTTGGGAGCACAAGTCCTGTAGAGGAGCCTAAGCTAGCATCCATATGTATGGACATCGCGGCTTTGGTGAATAGATCATTCATTGGATTAAACGTCCATGGGAGCATACTAAGATCTAATATATGTGCTCAATTCTGGTACAGTTATCTCAAACGTCTGAAATATTACACAGACAAGCATGTCCGTCTGTTTGGTGAACACCCAAGAGACACAAATAAAAATAACGGTGGACTTACTTACGTTTGGATGCATAAAAACAAACATGGCTGCAGTGGCCTAGCGACATACAAACTTTATCAAGCAAGTTCTATAAGTCAAAATAATCTACCAACGATACGATCAATTGATATGGTTTCTCGAAATGTTAAGCCTCGAGCGAAATATGAAGTCTTGGAATGGCAATCCAGCATACCTCCATACTATAGCTACATCGCGCAATACGAGATACTTGCACAACCGAAACTCATGCTACCTCCTAAAAGGAAGCGATCCGGGGCGCTCTCAGAAGAGTTAGTTTGATCTGGAATGGAATTGGTGTTGTCAAACTGTATTGTAGGTCCATCCATATGGCAAAGCAAACAATTTGGATGCTATAACATCAACAGTTTAGCAAATATGTTAGTCCATTCTTATCCAGTTATTTTAACTTGTTGTTTGCCCCATGTTTTCCCCCCTTTTGATGATGTAAACTTACAACAGTTATGTACATCCCTCTGCAGGAATGCTGTGTCATCTTCCGTTATCCGATCTTTTAATCATatggttttgttttcttttctgaagGTTGGATGTACCTTTTTCGCTTTATA encodes the following:
- the LOC4324660 gene encoding putative disease resistance protein RGA3 isoform X1, yielding MDTFFSAVLGDLLSRSISFMVDSYYQKHQGVEENLQCLHRLLLRIQAIVEEADSRHITNQAMLLQLRMLSNMMYRGYYFLDNFRCRIVQAHAQDEVRDHSLALSSFNPLKQFCFSTTTRKMVSEVSERKELHKMLGHLESIVSDMQEFVVFVSSYPRMSRQPYCSYLLLENCMFGRQEEQERVINFLLARHPPGGEEVIDVLPIIGPGRVGKSTLVEHVCHDERVRKYFSTIVFYGLGSIENNGDMAFLPDTGAVKYRNPVSGKQSLAIIELVDEMDDETWKKILHSLRGDHIAPVSKIIIMSRSNKIELFGTTKALQLDFLPKEVFWYFFKTIAFGSTSPVEEPKLASICMDIAALVNRSFIGLNVHGSILRSNICAQFWYSYLKRLKYYTDKHVRLFGEHPRDTNKNNGGLTYVWMHKNKHGCSGLATYKLYQASSISQNNLPTIRSIDMVSRNVKPRAKYEVLEWQSSIPPYYSYIAQYEILAQPKLMLPPKRKRSGALSEELV
- the LOC4324660 gene encoding putative disease resistance protein RGA3 isoform X2 — its product is MVDSYYQKHQGVEENLQCLHRLLLRIQAIVEEADSRHITNQAMLLQLRMLSNMMYRGYYFLDNFRCRIVQAHAQDEVRDHSLALSSFNPLKQFCFSTTTRKMVSEVSERKELHKMLGHLESIVSDMQEFVVFVSSYPRMSRQPYCSYLLLENCMFGRQEEQERVINFLLARHPPGGEEVIDVLPIIGPGRVGKSTLVEHVCHDERVRKYFSTIVFYGLGSIENNGDMAFLPDTGAVKYRNPVSGKQSLAIIELVDEMDDETWKKILHSLRGDHIAPVSKIIIMSRSNKIELFGTTKALQLDFLPKEVFWYFFKTIAFGSTSPVEEPKLASICMDIAALVNRSFIGLNVHGSILRSNICAQFWYSYLKRLKYYTDKHVRLFGEHPRDTNKNNGGLTYVWMHKNKHGCSGLATYKLYQASSISQNNLPTIRSIDMVSRNVKPRAKYEVLEWQSSIPPYYSYIAQYEILAQPKLMLPPKRKRSGALSEELV